The Sinomicrobium kalidii region CCTTCGGAAGGCGGGTAGGGACTGCGGTCTCTTAACTGTTCGAGCACTGCCCTGGTCTTGATAAAGGCAGTGACATTTTCGTAGCCGAATACAGTTTCTATTTCTTTTTCAATACGTGCTTCCAGGGTGCTGGCATTTTCGTCTGAAGCGCAATTAAATACGATATTTCCACTCTGAACATAAGTGGTGATATCGGCGAAACCAAGTGTTTCAAACAGTTTTTTGAGCTCCGCCATTTTTATGATATTCTTCCCCGAGACATTGATCCCCCGAAGCATGCAGATGTATGTTTTCACGATTTTATGGTTTTACGGCAAAGATAATAAATTCGACAGGGGAAAACTGTCCGGCATATTATCGGTTCCTGCTCATCTGCATGGAACGTCGCAGCATTTCCAGGAACATTGCAATGCCGATAACGAGGACACAACCTATGAAATTGAGCCACAGGTAGCCTATTTGTTCCTCTACGTAAATAAAACGGTAGTAGATAAATAAAATGATCGACTGGGTGAGCACGGCACTCCAGAAAACCGCGTTTCCGCGTACAAACCGGAAAAAGAAGGCCAGGAGGAATATGCCCAGTACATTGCCATAGAATACCGAACCTATGATATTCACCAGCTGGATGAGGTTGTCTACCAACGATCCGAAATTGGCAAACAGGATGGCAATAACACCCCAGAGCAGTGTAAACCATTTGGATGCCGAAAGATAATGGCCGTCTTCTTTCTCCGTTTTGTGGCTTCTCTTGTAAAGGTCAATGGTGGTAATGGTCCCGAGGGCGTTGAGTTCCGAGGCAGTTGACGACATAGCCGCCGACAGGATAACAGCGAGCAGTAGCCCTATAAAGCCCCTGGGGAGGTTGTTGAGTATAAAATGGATAAAGACATAATCCTTGTCGTTCGTTTCAATGGAGGCATCAGCCTTTTCGATCAGTTTACGGGCCTTTCCGCGGTTTTCCCTTTCCTGCTTGTTTATGGCCTGTATTTTACGCTTGGCGGCCATGGTGAGCTGGTAATCCTTTACATTCAGGACTCCCGAATAATGTTCCTGGGCCATCTTCTTCCGGGATTCCAGGAGTTGGTGCTCCTCTTCCAGTTGTTTGTACTCGTCTGAATAAGATGAGTTTAATACGGCTTCCGTTGCAGCAGGGTTAAAGTTGAGCGGGGAGGAATGGTATTGGTAAAAGACAAAGACCATAACCCCGACAAGCAGAATAAAAAACTGCATCGGCACCTTCAATAATCCGTTAAAAATAAGCCCCAGCTGACTTTCCCTTACGGAACTCCCGGAAAGGTAGCGTTGCACCTGGCTCTGGTCCGTACCGAAATAGGAAAGCATCAGGAAAAAACCGCCGGTAATACCGCTCCAGAAAGTATAACGGC contains the following coding sequences:
- a CDS encoding DUF1697 domain-containing protein; this encodes MKTYICMLRGINVSGKNIIKMAELKKLFETLGFADITTYVQSGNIVFNCASDENASTLEARIEKEIETVFGYENVTAFIKTRAVLEQLRDRSPYPPSEGDTKRRYFTFIRKAPSAEQVEKLEPYASEAERFTVTDTCIYLYCPEGYGKTKLSNNFFENKLKIRATTRNWNTVNKLIQIAENTEKAC
- a CDS encoding sodium:solute symporter encodes the protein MESIDWIVLYTTLLFIVVYGTWKTKKNTTVKDYILGNQEAKWWTVGLSVMATQASAITFLSTPGQAFHDGMGFVQFYFGLPLAMIVICMVFIPVYHRLKVYTAYEFLEQRFDLKTRSLTAILFLVQRGLAAGITIYAPSIILSAVLGWDLKTLNIMIGSLVIVYTVIGGTKAVNVTQKQQMFVIMSGMFVAFFLILDYLPNDLTFGKAMKVAGANGKLNILDFSMDTQSRYTFWSGITGGFFLMLSYFGTDQSQVQRYLSGSSVRESQLGLIFNGLLKVPMQFFILLVGVMVFVFYQYHSSPLNFNPAATEAVLNSSYSDEYKQLEEEHQLLESRKKMAQEHYSGVLNVKDYQLTMAAKRKIQAINKQERENRGKARKLIEKADASIETNDKDYVFIHFILNNLPRGFIGLLLAVILSAAMSSTASELNALGTITTIDLYKRSHKTEKEDGHYLSASKWFTLLWGVIAILFANFGSLVDNLIQLVNIIGSVFYGNVLGIFLLAFFFRFVRGNAVFWSAVLTQSIILFIYYRFIYVEEQIGYLWLNFIGCVLVIGIAMFLEMLRRSMQMSRNR